The Candidatus Saccharibacteria bacterium oral taxon 488 genome has a segment encoding these proteins:
- the smpB gene encoding SsrA-binding protein SmpB, with the protein MTKPTKTKKPSTQAVVNRRARFDYELGEEIVAGLVLTGMEVRAAREGHVQLKGAFVSLRGGELWLNNASFSLRLNVRGQANARSIDTSARKLLVSKRQLTRFSEAKQQGMTIVPTKLLTSGKFIKVVIALARGKKTYDKRETIKRRDQERETRRQLSGR; encoded by the coding sequence GTGACCAAGCCCACCAAGACCAAAAAACCGTCCACTCAAGCCGTCGTGAATCGCCGAGCGCGATTTGACTATGAGTTGGGCGAGGAGATTGTGGCCGGGCTGGTACTGACGGGCATGGAGGTGCGCGCGGCCAGGGAAGGGCATGTCCAGCTCAAAGGTGCATTCGTTAGCCTGCGCGGCGGTGAGTTGTGGCTGAACAATGCTAGTTTTTCGCTGCGACTTAATGTTCGCGGTCAAGCCAACGCCCGTAGCATTGATACCTCAGCGCGGAAATTATTAGTCAGCAAGCGCCAATTAACGCGCTTTTCTGAGGCCAAACAGCAAGGCATGACCATCGTGCCGACCAAATTACTGACCAGCGGCAAATTTATCAAGGTAGTCATCGCCCTCGCCAGAGGCAAAAAAACCTACGACAAGCGCGAAACCATCAAGCGCCGCGATCAAGAGCGCGAGACGCGGCGGCAGCTTTCTGGGCGATAA
- a CDS encoding ATP-binding cassette domain-containing protein, with product MIADIHITEKSFGDKTLMRDVKFSVDDGEKIGVVGRNGVGKSTLFGVLAGTDTDYTGEVIFRRGITVASTAQEHHGLGDQTVLSYILAGLPEYASLKKIIDEYPETMGDNMRKIEEYTQALERFDQKGFYQIEEKIGRELDNFQLSGCGERPLGSLSGGQKRLVEIVKIMHAEAHLALIDEPTNHMDYVAKQQFIDWMSSQPRQAMLIITHDRDVLGRVDRIVELKDGRAVSYRGNYDAYLKQNAQATAAGMNNFEQVEKRITNLKQKVLDYQRLKEKSRNPGTIQKFKRLENEARAELAELSEMDKPTFWIDKESAGQLDYKSAERYGKFKARNIRLSMKDAASRSQHVLVRVEDAAVGVGERILFEGVNIDLREGEAVELRGRNGAGKTTLIRMLLGQRRGSYSSLSDSRQNSARPSRKHLSLQAGAPPTDSAGALGTPLPERQSLQKKSLTSQLECTQKKSEMPLASNASTAAPPALEAVEHSRIASAPAERSRSISSGDASEKSTPAQERGAGVTPILYSGNLFLDPQVRVGVYEQEIDERYLADPLEAAIEKLYLSRDLPISDTKIRQLLADYLFTEADRMTPLARLSGGQKARFQIIAMLANDPQLLILDEPTNHLDLPSIEELETALAKYSGAILYVSHDNYFRQAIGGEVVQIGAV from the coding sequence ATGATAGCCGACATTCACATCACCGAGAAGAGTTTTGGCGACAAGACGTTGATGCGTGACGTCAAGTTTAGCGTGGACGACGGCGAGAAAATTGGCGTGGTCGGTCGCAATGGCGTTGGTAAGTCGACGCTGTTTGGGGTTTTGGCGGGCACGGATACCGACTACACCGGTGAGGTGATTTTCCGGCGCGGCATCACCGTGGCCAGTACGGCGCAGGAGCATCATGGTCTGGGCGATCAGACGGTGCTGAGCTACATTTTGGCGGGGCTACCGGAATATGCGAGCTTAAAGAAAATTATTGATGAATATCCCGAGACCATGGGCGATAATATGCGCAAAATCGAGGAGTATACTCAGGCGCTGGAGCGATTTGACCAGAAAGGGTTTTATCAGATTGAGGAGAAGATTGGGCGGGAGCTTGATAATTTTCAGCTGAGCGGGTGTGGCGAGCGGCCGCTTGGTTCCCTGTCGGGTGGTCAGAAGCGGCTGGTGGAGATCGTGAAGATTATGCATGCGGAGGCGCATTTGGCGCTGATTGACGAGCCGACCAATCACATGGATTATGTGGCCAAGCAGCAGTTCATCGACTGGATGAGTTCGCAGCCGCGCCAGGCCATGCTGATCATCACCCACGACCGCGATGTGCTGGGTCGGGTGGATCGAATTGTCGAACTCAAAGACGGCCGAGCGGTCAGCTACCGCGGTAATTATGACGCTTACCTCAAGCAAAACGCTCAGGCGACGGCGGCGGGCATGAATAATTTTGAGCAGGTCGAGAAGCGGATAACCAACCTCAAACAAAAGGTGCTGGATTATCAGCGGCTGAAGGAAAAGTCGCGCAACCCCGGTACCATCCAGAAGTTTAAGCGGCTGGAAAATGAAGCACGGGCGGAGCTGGCGGAATTATCAGAGATGGACAAGCCGACATTTTGGATCGATAAGGAGTCGGCTGGCCAGCTTGATTATAAATCGGCTGAGCGCTACGGCAAGTTCAAGGCGCGTAATATTCGCCTATCGATGAAAGACGCGGCCAGTCGCAGCCAGCATGTGTTGGTGCGGGTTGAGGATGCGGCAGTTGGCGTTGGCGAGCGGATATTGTTTGAAGGGGTAAATATTGATCTGCGTGAGGGCGAAGCGGTGGAGCTGCGCGGCCGCAATGGCGCTGGCAAGACGACGCTGATTCGGATGTTGCTGGGGCAGCGGCGAGGTTCGTACTCCAGCCTCTCTGATTCGCGGCAGAATTCGGCTCGCCCGTCTCGCAAACATCTTTCTCTTCAGGCCGGCGCGCCGCCAACTGATTCAGCTGGCGCTCTTGGCACGCCTTTGCCGGAAAGGCAAAGCCTTCAGAAAAAGAGTTTGACGAGCCAGCTCGAATGCACTCAGAAGAAATCTGAGATGCCACTCGCATCCAACGCGTCGACTGCGGCACCTCCTGCGCTGGAGGCTGTGGAGCATTCGCGAATAGCGAGTGCTCCAGCCGAACGCTCGCGTAGTATCTCCAGTGGAGATGCAAGCGAAAAGAGTACTCCAGCGCAGGAGCGTGGCGCTGGCGTCACCCCTATCCTCTACTCCGGCAACCTCTTCCTCGACCCGCAGGTGCGGGTGGGCGTGTACGAGCAAGAAATTGATGAGCGGTATTTGGCGGATCCATTGGAGGCAGCGATCGAGAAATTGTACCTCAGCCGCGACCTGCCGATTTCTGATACCAAAATTCGCCAATTACTAGCTGATTATCTGTTCACCGAAGCGGATCGGATGACGCCACTGGCGCGCCTGTCGGGTGGTCAGAAGGCACGCTTTCAGATCATTGCCATGCTGGCGAATGACCCGCAGCTATTGATTTTGGACGAGCCGACCAACCACCTTGACTTACCGAGCATCGAGGAGTTAGAGACGGCACTGGCGAAATATTCTGGCGCCATTTTGTATGTCAGCCACGATAACTATTTCCGCCAAGCAATCGGTGGCGAAGTCGTACAAATCGGTGCAGTATAA
- a CDS encoding glycosyltransferase, which translates to MRRQQRLRIALVTDDFYPASGGIGRSIQTQISELVSLGHEVTLLAPRHFLERPTGCTTIAVPSFYIPGTPSHMCVLKCGRRSAWRICRQHRFDIIHSQTERGGLMLAARIAKEQDIPHIHTFHANLAGTHTSQPFGAFWGSMAYLFLINPMISMIADKRLDQPVFFAPKSPDAPGILARFDWHTMATVASRVDAFTAPADFMTQRISDCASWLDERSHIVPTGVNPTLSHAIAHTERHRTDRTIRFLSVCRLAPEKRVDAIIRAFVKADLPNAELHIIGDGKQLKLRLLAEKHQGIVFHGHVSCVKQMAEAFVNADVFVLASHGFDTQAMTIGEAVTAGLPIIYCDPRLTVGTTKDNSILARDPSVEQLAAAMCQMADDTRRRQMAHASSRLASELSPEHMTSQYLTIYRDLIARTV; encoded by the coding sequence ATGAGGAGACAGCAGCGACTGCGGATCGCATTGGTGACTGACGATTTTTATCCGGCATCTGGCGGTATCGGACGGTCGATCCAGACGCAAATTAGCGAACTGGTTAGCTTGGGGCACGAGGTGACCCTGCTCGCGCCGCGACATTTTTTGGAGCGACCAACTGGCTGCACAACCATCGCTGTGCCCTCATTCTACATCCCCGGTACGCCCTCGCACATGTGCGTCCTCAAATGCGGCCGGCGTAGCGCCTGGCGTATCTGCCGCCAGCACCGCTTTGATATCATCCACAGCCAAACGGAGCGGGGCGGCCTGATGTTGGCAGCGCGCATCGCCAAAGAGCAGGACATCCCTCACATTCACACCTTTCACGCCAATCTCGCCGGCACCCACACGTCGCAGCCGTTCGGTGCGTTTTGGGGGTCGATGGCTTATCTGTTTTTGATCAATCCAATGATTTCGATGATCGCTGATAAACGGCTTGACCAGCCAGTATTCTTTGCACCGAAAAGCCCCGACGCACCGGGGATCTTGGCCCGATTTGACTGGCACACCATGGCGACCGTCGCCTCGCGCGTCGATGCTTTCACTGCGCCGGCTGACTTTATGACCCAACGAATCAGCGACTGCGCATCGTGGCTGGACGAGCGCTCGCACATCGTACCGACCGGTGTCAACCCTACTCTCAGCCACGCCATTGCCCATACAGAACGCCACCGCACCGACCGTACCATCCGCTTTTTGAGCGTCTGCCGCCTGGCGCCTGAAAAACGCGTCGACGCCATTATCCGCGCCTTTGTCAAAGCCGACCTGCCAAACGCCGAACTGCACATCATCGGTGACGGCAAACAGCTCAAGCTCCGACTGCTCGCCGAAAAACACCAGGGCATTGTCTTTCACGGACATGTCTCGTGCGTCAAGCAGATGGCTGAGGCGTTCGTCAATGCCGACGTCTTTGTCCTGGCCTCACACGGCTTTGACACTCAGGCCATGACCATCGGTGAAGCGGTGACTGCGGGACTGCCGATCATCTACTGCGACCCGCGACTAACCGTCGGCACCACGAAAGATAACAGTATCTTAGCGCGCGACCCGTCAGTCGAGCAATTGGCGGCGGCGATGTGTCAAATGGCCGACGATACACGGCGCCGTCAGATGGCGCACGCTTCATCACGCCTGGCGTCTGAGCTC
- the atpF gene encoding F0F1 ATP synthase subunit B gives MERILTQFASAEAHAAEKADLFSSLGIDWKLLILQTVAFLILLVILRKWVYPPLAAMLDKREKDMRTAEKAAQSARDNADKAEKMTNELMRKARAEASDIVAAAREEAVSVVEQAAAKATAKSETIVSAAQAEIAKEVEQAKKALHNETLELVAEATGKVLHEKVDAKTDAKLIATAVKEVA, from the coding sequence GTGGAGAGAATTTTGACACAATTTGCGAGTGCCGAAGCGCACGCGGCCGAAAAGGCTGACCTGTTCAGTTCACTGGGCATTGACTGGAAGCTGCTGATTTTACAAACGGTAGCGTTTCTGATCTTGCTGGTGATTCTACGCAAGTGGGTGTATCCGCCACTGGCAGCGATGCTCGACAAGCGCGAAAAAGACATGCGCACAGCCGAAAAGGCGGCGCAGTCGGCGCGTGATAACGCTGATAAGGCTGAAAAAATGACCAATGAGCTGATGCGAAAAGCCCGGGCGGAGGCCAGCGATATTGTGGCGGCAGCGCGCGAGGAGGCAGTCTCGGTCGTTGAGCAAGCCGCAGCCAAGGCGACTGCCAAGTCCGAGACCATCGTCAGTGCGGCACAGGCGGAAATTGCTAAGGAAGTTGAGCAGGCCAAGAAAGCGCTGCACAATGAAACGCTGGAATTGGTGGCTGAGGCAACGGGCAAGGTTTTGCACGAGAAAGTTGATGCTAAGACAGACGCCAAGCTGATCGCGACTGCGGTCAAGGAGGTCGCCTAG
- a CDS encoding F0F1 ATP synthase subunit alpha, with translation MSKIDVTELAKSLREKIAQLEATEGLEDAGVVIRVGDGVAWVHGLSKAGYSEVLEIETDGGTVEAFALNLMEDEIGAVILGGEEKVKAGASVRRKGAVLDVPVGEELLGRVVDPLGRPLDGGPAIKTKQRGLIERPAIGVMGRKSVHEPLMTGIMSIDAMFPIGRGQRELIIGDRQTGKTAIAIDTMINQARQKTGVVNVYVAIGQKLSKIARLVDRLKEEGVMEQTIVVATSPSDAASLLYLAPYAGTAMGEYFRDNGGHALMIYDDLTKHAVAYRQMSLLLRRPPGREAYPGDVFYLHSRLLERSAKLSDELGAGSLTALPIIETQAGDISAYIPTNVISITDGQIFLETDLFYQGIRPAISAGLSVSRVGGAAQTKAVKSVGGNLKLGLSQFRELASFAQFGSDLDDATKAQIDRGQRLTELLKQPQYQPMSVWEQFVSIHAVTSGAFDSVPVAKIKEAQAGLLTYLWNNAKDAMRELNKGAKPTDEQLRVIDEATQVAAKGFEE, from the coding sequence ATGAGCAAGATTGATGTGACAGAACTAGCCAAAAGCCTGCGGGAAAAAATCGCGCAGCTGGAGGCGACGGAAGGACTAGAGGACGCTGGTGTCGTCATCCGCGTTGGTGACGGCGTGGCGTGGGTGCACGGCCTCAGTAAAGCTGGCTACAGCGAAGTGCTAGAAATTGAGACTGATGGCGGCACAGTAGAAGCCTTTGCACTGAACTTGATGGAAGATGAAATCGGTGCGGTGATCCTCGGCGGCGAAGAAAAAGTCAAGGCTGGTGCCAGCGTCCGCCGCAAGGGTGCGGTGCTGGATGTGCCAGTTGGCGAGGAGTTGCTCGGCCGCGTGGTTGACCCACTGGGTCGGCCGCTTGATGGCGGACCAGCTATCAAGACCAAGCAGCGTGGGCTGATTGAACGCCCAGCCATCGGCGTGATGGGTCGCAAGTCGGTGCATGAACCATTGATGACCGGTATTATGTCGATTGACGCCATGTTCCCGATTGGTCGCGGCCAGCGCGAGCTGATCATCGGCGATCGCCAGACCGGCAAGACCGCCATTGCTATCGACACCATGATCAACCAGGCGCGGCAAAAGACCGGCGTGGTCAACGTCTACGTAGCGATTGGCCAGAAATTATCAAAGATTGCCCGGCTAGTTGACCGCCTGAAAGAAGAAGGCGTGATGGAGCAAACCATCGTGGTGGCGACCAGCCCGTCGGACGCGGCTTCCCTGCTGTACCTGGCGCCATATGCTGGTACGGCCATGGGTGAATATTTCCGCGACAACGGCGGCCATGCGCTGATGATTTATGACGATTTGACCAAGCACGCCGTGGCCTACCGTCAGATGTCGCTGCTGCTCCGTCGTCCACCGGGACGCGAGGCGTATCCTGGTGATGTGTTTTACCTGCACTCTCGCCTGCTGGAGCGTTCAGCCAAGTTGTCAGACGAATTGGGCGCTGGTTCACTGACTGCCCTGCCGATCATCGAGACTCAGGCTGGCGACATCTCGGCCTACATTCCAACCAACGTGATTTCCATTACCGACGGTCAGATTTTCCTCGAGACCGATCTGTTCTACCAAGGTATTCGCCCAGCCATCTCCGCTGGTCTATCAGTCTCCCGCGTTGGTGGCGCCGCTCAGACTAAGGCGGTTAAGTCGGTCGGCGGTAACTTGAAGCTCGGTCTTTCGCAGTTCCGTGAATTGGCTAGTTTCGCGCAATTTGGCTCGGATCTGGATGATGCGACCAAGGCGCAGATTGACCGCGGTCAGCGCCTGACTGAGCTACTGAAGCAGCCACAGTACCAGCCGATGAGCGTCTGGGAACAATTTGTCAGCATCCATGCAGTGACCAGCGGTGCCTTTGATAGTGTGCCGGTCGCTAAAATTAAGGAAGCGCAGGCTGGTCTGCTAACGTACCTCTGGAACAATGCCAAGGACGCTATGCGCGAGCTAAACAAGGGCGCCAAGCCAACTGACGAACAGCTCCGGGTCATCGACGAGGCAACCCAAGTGGCAGCGAAAGGCTTTGAGGAGTAA
- the atpG gene encoding ATP synthase F1 subunit gamma encodes MPSTRALKNRIRSVDSTKQITKAMQLVAASKMRRSQEADKASAPYTMAAEELLSYLASQGATDNHPLFKRRKITKRLIIVIASDKGLAGAYNTNVLKKYLELLKRDDERGIENLTLTIGRRASQFASRLKDTKIIGTYEDLPDQPSGLTFHTILNTAISMFENGEVDAVTLVYTRFVNSMVQTAELSRLLPAGTKALIDPSEVSNTVSDAKYEPSIPEVLDAVANRLTGARLLQALLDARASEHSMRMMAMKNATDNASDLVDDLTLAMNKARQGAITQELAEISGGVEAMEQ; translated from the coding sequence ATGCCGAGTACTCGTGCGCTGAAAAATCGCATTCGCTCGGTGGATTCGACCAAGCAAATCACCAAGGCGATGCAGCTCGTAGCCGCTAGCAAGATGCGTCGTTCGCAAGAAGCGGACAAGGCCTCGGCTCCCTACACTATGGCAGCCGAGGAGCTGCTGAGCTACTTGGCCAGCCAGGGTGCAACTGATAATCACCCACTGTTTAAGCGCCGCAAAATTACCAAGCGTCTAATTATCGTCATTGCCAGCGACAAAGGCCTAGCCGGCGCATATAACACCAATGTCCTGAAGAAATATCTGGAGTTACTGAAGCGTGATGATGAGCGCGGCATCGAGAACTTGACCTTGACCATCGGCCGTCGGGCTTCGCAATTTGCCTCGCGTCTGAAGGATACGAAGATTATCGGTACGTACGAAGATTTGCCAGATCAGCCGTCGGGACTGACCTTTCATACGATTTTGAACACCGCCATCAGTATGTTTGAAAATGGCGAGGTTGATGCGGTGACGCTGGTGTACACGCGGTTTGTCAATAGCATGGTGCAGACAGCGGAGCTGTCGCGCTTGCTGCCGGCGGGCACCAAGGCACTGATTGATCCGAGCGAGGTCTCGAACACGGTTTCTGATGCCAAGTACGAGCCGAGCATCCCGGAAGTGCTGGACGCCGTGGCGAATCGTTTGACGGGCGCGCGATTGCTGCAGGCGTTGCTGGACGCTCGCGCCAGTGAGCACTCTATGCGGATGATGGCTATGAAGAATGCGACGGACAATGCGTCTGATCTGGTGGATGACTTGACGCTAGCGATGAACAAAGCCCGCCAAGGTGCGATCACCCAGGAATTGGCAGAAATTTCTGGCGGCGTGGAGGCGATGGAACAATGA
- a CDS encoding NrdH-redoxin → MSEDNTANHQDAKVTVYSTSWCAFCHTEMEWLKKLGIDFVAKDIEADPSAKEELLSKNGGNFQGVPVTDICGEIILGFDRPKLQDALKKNGLISE, encoded by the coding sequence ATGAGCGAAGATAACACGGCCAATCATCAAGACGCTAAAGTCACTGTCTACAGCACCAGCTGGTGCGCATTCTGCCACACCGAGATGGAGTGGTTGAAAAAACTCGGCATTGATTTTGTCGCCAAGGACATTGAGGCTGATCCAAGCGCCAAAGAAGAATTGCTCAGCAAGAACGGCGGCAATTTTCAAGGCGTGCCGGTAACCGATATCTGCGGCGAGATTATCCTGGGATTCGACCGGCCGAAGCTTCAGGATGCGCTGAAGAAGAATGGTTTGATAAGCGAGTAG
- a CDS encoding H(+)-transporting ATPase: MKELAFALTYAIPAALAAIGAGIVGAAAMNAAGRNPEKINDLRTMMILGISFIDALAIIGFVAAIVGKVM, translated from the coding sequence ATGAAAGAATTAGCATTTGCACTCACCTACGCCATTCCGGCTGCGCTGGCAGCGATCGGCGCTGGTATCGTCGGCGCGGCAGCGATGAACGCGGCTGGCCGCAATCCAGAGAAAATTAACGATTTACGCACCATGATGATCCTCGGTATTTCGTTCATCGACGCCCTGGCGATTATCGGTTTCGTGGCGGCTATCGTCGGCAAAGTTATGTAA
- a CDS encoding F0F1 ATP synthase subunit A, translating to MGVSITNSHMLGALGLIVLVWLMFRTRAAVLGKKKHNFATRLVHWTFDGLYNTVCQVIPDQTWARRVAPLCITIFFFVVAQYWLGLLPIVGPITVGSHGTPLFRGGVADLNMTFGLAIVTIVAAQVYAFKYLGFKGNMGRYFVNPLRDPIMAFVGILELVAEFSRLLGLSFRLFGNVLAGEVLLIMIAFLTQFISPAALQPFYLFELFIGGIQAYIFFMLSTVFISLGLAHHDTHEPTDHAHSPADTTKLAAAND from the coding sequence ATGGGCGTGTCGATTACTAATTCGCACATGCTTGGCGCGCTGGGGCTGATCGTTTTAGTGTGGCTGATGTTTCGGACACGGGCGGCAGTGCTGGGCAAGAAAAAGCATAATTTTGCGACGCGGCTGGTACACTGGACATTTGATGGGCTGTACAATACGGTTTGCCAAGTCATCCCGGACCAGACATGGGCGCGTCGAGTGGCGCCGCTGTGCATCACTATATTCTTTTTCGTGGTGGCGCAGTATTGGCTGGGGCTGCTACCGATTGTCGGGCCGATTACTGTGGGTAGTCATGGTACGCCGCTGTTTCGCGGTGGTGTGGCCGACCTGAATATGACGTTTGGCCTGGCTATCGTGACCATTGTCGCTGCACAAGTGTACGCCTTCAAATACCTTGGCTTTAAGGGTAATATGGGCCGTTACTTTGTCAATCCGCTGCGCGATCCGATCATGGCGTTTGTCGGCATTTTGGAGTTGGTGGCGGAGTTTTCGCGCCTGCTGGGGCTGAGCTTCCGTTTGTTTGGTAATGTGTTGGCCGGCGAAGTGCTGCTGATCATGATCGCCTTTTTGACGCAGTTTATTTCCCCGGCGGCGCTCCAGCCGTTCTATCTATTTGAGTTGTTTATCGGCGGTATTCAAGCGTATATTTTCTTTATGCTGTCAACGGTATTTATTTCGCTGGGGCTGGCTCACCACGACACGCACGAGCCGACTGATCATGCTCATTCACCTGCTGATACGACGAAACTCGCGGCGGCGAATGATTAG
- a CDS encoding glycosyltransferase, with protein MRVGLFTDTYRPSINGIVFVVESLKRELEALGHDVYVFCPAKSINPAKQAELLNEDPDSHIVRFPSIKGAFFDDYDTSVFFPPAVQRRIKELELDIVHIFTPSQIGLVGVSAAHKQQIPLVIQHCTDMYEFAEHYPAVLPGILTLAGVVLPLSIKLRGRDLFELVKLYRPRGITKWNRAIIERVITILYSKADAVIALSRKSVAQLSGWQDDEHLYDLTLLPNGVNALPRPSAAQLKAFRAQWGLRASDEVFGFIGRLGEEKNLPILIQAFDKYVAKARPKSKLLFVGDFEYRKKLEAMAAESKYADRIIFTGALPREELGVAYQALDVFCFPSLKDTQGWVLHEAAHARKPIVIIDTQVSEVVRDGVNGIFVKNRPKNMADAIITLLRSPARRAKFGAESKKLAATFTERRQVRKLEKLYRRVIAQKAAAASRALDRGA; from the coding sequence ATGCGTGTAGGTTTATTCACTGATACCTATCGACCGTCGATTAACGGCATCGTCTTTGTGGTCGAGTCGCTCAAGCGCGAGCTCGAGGCGCTGGGTCATGACGTCTATGTGTTCTGCCCCGCCAAGTCGATAAATCCGGCCAAGCAGGCTGAGCTGCTCAACGAAGATCCGGATTCGCACATCGTCCGCTTTCCGTCGATCAAGGGTGCGTTTTTTGATGATTACGATACGTCGGTGTTCTTCCCGCCGGCGGTGCAGCGCCGCATCAAAGAGCTGGAGCTGGACATCGTGCACATCTTTACGCCGTCGCAAATCGGGCTGGTTGGCGTCAGCGCAGCGCACAAGCAGCAGATCCCTTTGGTCATCCAGCACTGCACCGACATGTACGAATTTGCCGAGCACTATCCGGCGGTACTGCCGGGGATTTTGACGCTGGCTGGCGTGGTGCTACCACTGTCGATTAAACTGAGGGGCCGTGATTTATTTGAACTGGTCAAGCTATATCGGCCGCGTGGTATCACCAAATGGAACCGGGCCATCATCGAGCGCGTCATCACTATTCTCTACAGTAAAGCCGACGCCGTCATCGCCCTCAGCCGTAAAAGCGTGGCTCAGCTCAGCGGTTGGCAGGATGACGAGCATCTGTATGATTTGACATTGCTGCCAAATGGTGTCAATGCTCTGCCGCGGCCGTCAGCGGCTCAGCTCAAGGCCTTTCGGGCGCAGTGGGGTCTCAGGGCATCTGATGAAGTATTTGGTTTCATCGGGCGGCTGGGCGAAGAGAAAAACTTGCCGATTTTGATCCAGGCCTTTGACAAGTACGTCGCCAAGGCTCGCCCCAAATCCAAGCTGCTGTTCGTTGGCGATTTCGAGTACCGCAAAAAGCTTGAGGCGATGGCGGCCGAGAGTAAGTACGCTGATCGGATCATCTTTACCGGCGCTCTGCCGCGCGAGGAATTAGGCGTAGCCTATCAGGCGCTGGATGTGTTTTGCTTCCCGTCACTCAAGGATACGCAGGGCTGGGTACTACACGAAGCGGCGCACGCCCGCAAGCCGATTGTCATCATTGACACGCAAGTATCAGAGGTGGTGCGTGACGGCGTGAATGGTATATTCGTGAAAAATCGGCCCAAGAACATGGCGGATGCTATCATTACACTGCTGCGTTCGCCAGCGCGCCGAGCAAAGTTTGGCGCCGAGAGCAAAAAATTAGCGGCCACATTCACCGAGCGCCGCCAAGTTCGCAAATTAGAGAAATTATACCGTCGGGTTATCGCCCAGAAAGCTGCCGCCGCGTCTCGCGCTCTTGATCGCGGCGCTTGA